From Cucumis melo cultivar AY chromosome 1, USDA_Cmelo_AY_1.0, whole genome shotgun sequence, a single genomic window includes:
- the LOC103489598 gene encoding polyol transporter 5-like has translation MAGGKDEDSATSGLRFPLIESGEKPKRNRFSYVCATIASMSSVLLGYDIGVMSGATLYIQEDFKISDVQVEILVGIVSFYATFGSAAAGKTSDMFGRRYTMAISAGFFFLGAILMGFAPNYGLLMAGRFVAGIGIGYSSLIASVYTTEVSPASARGFLSSFPELFLNVGILLGYVANYAFSGFPLQLGWRFMLGIGFVPSVFLAALVILVMPESPRWLVMQGRLGEAKQVLIRTSDSIEESLQRLDDIKTSVGISASCEDDVVEIPKQISNGRGVWKEFLHPTPAIRHILITAIGVHVFQEATGANAAVLYSPRIFEKAGISSSDQKLLATVAVGVVKTAFILVATVLFDRVGRRPLILMSLGGMAVSLITLGVGLTIIEGSEEERTWLVGLCVAMVLTDVAFFSMGIGPMCYVSSELFPLRLRAQGMSLGMVVNNVMSGIVSMTFLSLYSAITIGGAFFLYAGIAIVGWVFFYVLFPETRGHNLEHVEKLFGNLLWKFSPNNKKYDPTSDDLETTSPDA, from the exons ATGGCCGGCGGGAAAGATGAAGATTCTGCGACTTCCGGCCTCCGTTTTCCGTTGATTGAATCAGGGGAGAAGCCGAAAAGAAACAGATTTTCTTATGTATGTGCAACCATCGCTTCCATGTCTTCCGTCTTGCTCGGTTACG ACATCGGTGTAATGAGTGGCGCCACACTCTACATTCAAGAAGATTTCAAGATTTCTGATGTCCAAGTGGAAATCCTGGTCGGTATCGTCAGTTTCTACGCTACTTTTGGGTCCGCCGCCGCCGGAAAAACCTCCGATATGTTCGGACGCCGCTACACCATGGCTATCTCCGCCGGATTCTTCTTCCTTGGAGCCATTCTCATGGGCTTTGCCCCTAACTACGGCCTCCTAATGGCTGGAAGATTCGTCGCCGGGATCGGTATTGGATACTCTTCCTTGATTGCCTCTGTTTATACCACCGAGGTTTCTCCCGCATCTGCTCGCggttttctttcctcttttccGGAG CTGTTTCTTAATGTCGGTATCTTACTCGGATACGTTGCGAATTACGCATTCTCCGGCTTTCCCCTTCAATTAGGATGGCGATTTATGCTCGGAATCGGATTTGTCCCATCGGTGTTCTTAGCCGCCCTTGTGATTCTTGTAATGCCGGAATCCCCACGGTGGCTTGTAATGCAAGGCCGTCTCGGCGAAGCCAAGCAAGTACTCATCAGAACCTCAGATTCAATCGAAGAATCTCTTCAACGCCTCGACGACATCAAAACCTCCGTCGGAATTTCAGCGAGTTGCGAAGACGACGTCGTTGAAATCCCAAAACAGATCAGCAATGGGCGCGGCGTGTGGAAAGAGTTCCTTCACCCAACGCCGGCCATCCGCCACATCTTGATAACCGCCATCGGCGTGCATGTGTTTCAGGAAGCCACGGGCGCGAACGCCGCAGTTTTATACAGCCCAAGAATCTTCGAGAAGGCCGGAATCTCATCCTCTGACCAGAAGCTTCTAGCTACGGTGGCCGTAGGGGTGGTAAAAACGGCCTTCATCTTGGTGGCGACAGTGCTGTTCGATCGTGTGGGACGGCGGCCGTTGATTCTGATGAGCCTGGGTGGAATGGCTGTATCTTTGATTACATTGGGGGTTGGGTTGACGATTATAGAGGGGTCGGAGGAGGAAAGGACGTGGTTGGTGGGGTTATGTGTTGCGATGGTGTTAACGGACGTGGCATTTTTCTCGATGGGTATCGGGCCAATGTGCTACGTGAGCTCGGAGTTATTTCCATTGAGGCTGCGGGCTCAAGGGATGAGCTTGGGGATGGTGGTGAATAACGTGATGAGTGGAATTGTGTCAATGACGTTCTTGTCCTTGTACAGTGCGATTACAATAGGGGGAGCCTTTTTCCTCTACGCCGGCATTGCGATTGTGGGTTGGGTCTTCTTTTATGTCCTCTTTCCGGAGACACGTGGCCATAATTTGGAGCATGTTGAGAAGCTTTTTGGTAATTTGCTTTGGAAATTCTCTCCtaataataagaaatatgaTCCTACTTCCGATGACCTGGAAACTACTTCTCCAGATGCTTAG